Proteins encoded within one genomic window of Fragaria vesca subsp. vesca linkage group LG1, FraVesHawaii_1.0, whole genome shotgun sequence:
- the LOC101291572 gene encoding serine carboxypeptidase 24-like: MLSLTTTTINVAATAKEQELDRITALPGQPPVSFSQYSGYVTVNKKHGRALFYWFTEATASPHNKPLVLWFNGGPGCSSVAYGASEEIGPFRINRTGSSLYLNKYSWNREANILFLESPAGVGFSYTNTSADLIDSGDKRTAQDALTFLLQWLSRFPQYKYREFYISGESYAGHYVPQLAKEIVNYNKAHSHPIINLKGFIVGNAVTDNYYDSIGTVAYWWTHSMISDHTYRSILDHCNFTADKSTTQCDDAVNYAMNYEFGDIDQYSIYTPFCLTQITNSARNLRLKNTLLCRRGYDPCSENYAEKYYNRPDVQKAMHANITKIPYKWTACSDTLIKNWNDSEDSMLPTYKELMAAGLKIWVFSGDTDSVVPVTATRFSLSHLNLTIKTPWYPWYTGGQVGGWTEVYHGLTFATIRGAGHEVPLFQPKRAFVLFQSFLAGKQLPRPN; this comes from the exons ATGTTGTCTCTAACAACCACCACCATCAATGTGGCAGCGACGGCGAAAGAGCAAGAGCTAGATCGAATTACAGCGCTGCCGGGACAACCGCCAGTTTCGTTCTCACAGTATTCTGGTTACGTCACCGTCAACAAGAAACATGGCCGTGCTCTCTTCTACTGGTTCACTGAAGCCACTGCTTCTCCTCATAACAAACCTCTCGTTCTTTGGTTCAATGGAG GACCAGGTTGTTCATCAGTGGCTTATGGAGCATCAGAAGAAATTGGCCCATTTCGGATTAATAGAACCGGTTCATCTCTTTATCTCAACAAATATTCATGGAACAGAG AAGCGAATATTCTCTTTCTTGAATCGCCTGCTGGTGTCGGTTTCTCATATACAAACACAAGCGCTGACCTTATTGATTCTGGGGACAAAAGGACAG CTCAGGATGCTCTAACCTTTTTGCTCCAGTGGTTATCAAGATTTCCTCAATACAAATACAGAGAATTCTACATTTCCGGGGAGAGCTATGCAG GGCATTATGTTCCTCAGTTGGCCAAGGAAATCGTCAATTACAATAAAGCACATTCCCATCCCATTATCAATCTGAAGGGATTTATT GTGGGCAATGCTGTAACAGACAATTATTATGATAGCATTGGAACCGTGGCATATTGGTGGACACATTCTATGATATCTGATCACACCTACAGATCAATCCTCGACCACTGCAATTTCACAGCCGATAAATCAACAACACAATGCGATGACGCTGTAAATTATGCCATGAACTATGAGTTTGGAGATATTGACCAGTACAGTATTTACACACCATTTTGTTTGACACAGATTACTAACTCCGCAAGGAATCTAAGGCTGAAAAACACTCTTCTGTGCCGACGTGGGTATGATCCGTGCTCTGAGAATTATGCAGAGAAGTACTATAATCGGCCAGATGTACAGAAGGCAATGCATGCAAATATTACTAAAATCCCATACAAGTGGACTGCTTGCAG CGATACTCTTATCAAGAATTGGAATGATTCAGAAGATTCCATGCTGCCTACATACAAGGAGCTGATGGCAGCTGGTCTAAAAATCTGGGTTTTCAG CGGGGACACAGATTCAGTAGTACCAGTGACGGCTACTAGATTTTCTCTTAGTCATCTCAACCTTACTATCAAAACCCCTTGGTATCCATGGTACACAGGAGGCCAG GTGGGAGGATGGACAGAAGTCTACCATGGCTTAACCTTTGCAACTATACGAGGTGCCGGCCACGAGGTTCCACTGTTTCAGCCAAAGAGAGCCTTCGTGCTTTTCCAATCATTTTTAGCAGGAAAACAATTGCCAAGACCTAATTGA
- the LOC101291868 gene encoding uncharacterized protein LOC101291868, producing the protein MVKTKRTHKYKQSRRTELTDLPREILVNILKRLHLRPLCHLECDSKYWFQKIDCSTKSISLASKTLSNVATQAVAETPLLMRLVRRTIPRMNEDLPITITALELLRCDGRSGTIKASEILSMSDEYHYNVHFVFNNLFCFKHVHDDKPCFLINPLRGEVLRLPMMTTLEAEGIKGGKISKVVYGMGFNKITGIHKIIRDDDDKNHDDDDKVRMVAEVLVLGTSLWREVPYVLPYWNLHCMNNVCAHGDMHWLCSGFKGKGVEEICDINPKEGICILVSFDFTKEEFNLTPLPILHSSDMCLHLITLRGSIALVDTSSSKKIDIWVMKDYNRKQWTLDYTINTLESGLPFVHYVVCEWEHGIFFTQESGDASFFFYLRRVTRASTGTGFQHWMRVFSMKGCLISLKDSGNLVETLVLRKF; encoded by the exons ATGGTGAAAACCAAGAGAACCCACAAGTACAAGCAGAGTAGAAGGACAGAGTTGACTGACCTCCCCCGGGAAATCCTCGTCAACATCCTTAAAAGACTGCATCTCAGGCCACTTTGTCACCTCGAATGTGACTCCAAGTATTGGTTTCAAAAAATCGACTGTTCTACCAAGTCAATCAGCCTCGCGTCCAAGACACTGTCAAATGTTGCCACACAAGCTGTTGCGGAAACACCTCTACTTATGCGTCTTGTTCGACGTACCATACCAAGAATGAACGAGGATTTACCGATTACAATAACAGCCTTGGAATTACTGAGATGCGACGGCAGATCAGGTACAATTAAGGCCTCGGAGATTTTGTCCATGTCAGACGAGTATCATTACAATGTTCATTTTGTTTTCAACAACTTGTTTTGCTTCAAGCACGTACATGATGATAAACCTTGCTTCTTGATCAACCCCCTTAGGGGAGAAGTTCTAAGGCTCCCAATGATGACTACCCTCGAAGCCGAAGGTATAAAAGGTGGAAAGATTTCCAAAGTAGTCTATGGCATGGGATTTAATAAGATAACTGGCATTCACAAGATTATTCGC GACGATGATGACAAGAATCATGATGATGATGATAAAGTACGCATGGTAGCTGAGGTGCTGGTATTAGGGACAAGCTTGTGGCGAGAGGTACCATATGTGCTTCCGTATTGGAACCTTCATTGCATGAACAATGTGTGCGCCCATGGAGACATGCATTGGTTGTGCAGTGGTTTCAAGGGAAAGGGGGTTGAAGAAATATGCGATATAAATCCCAAAGAAGGAATATGCATCCTAGTTTCATTTGACTTCACAAAAGAAGAGTTCAACTTGACTCCCCTTCCCATATTACACAGCTCGGATATGTGCTTACACTTGATTACTTTGCGGGGATCTATTGCTCTTGTGGATACTTCATCAAGTAAGAAAATTGATATATGGGTAATGAAAGATTACAACAGAAAGCAGTGGACACTAGATTACACAATCAATACACTTGAATCAGGTCTTCCGTTTGTTCACTATGTTGTTTGTGAATGGGAGCATGGCATATTTTTTACACAAGAATCGGGCGACGCATCATTCTTTTTTTATTTGAGACGTGTTACACGCGCAAGTACTGGAACTGGGTTTCAGCACTGGATGCGAGTCTTTAGTATGAAAGGTTGCTTAATTTCCCTTAAAGATTCTGGGAATTTGGTTGAAACATTAGTTTTGAGGAAGTTCTAA
- the LOC101291080 gene encoding uncharacterized protein LOC101291080 — MKKMKGVVPVEPSSYALYQDSRAKFKHQSLMQDYEELQKDAEAMKNRLEMMKQKKSILTAEVRFLRRRYKYLIGKQSMNPKPKQDLVQTHNLKVQRNNVSKGKNYSKKESALRYPAPAMDLNQRVRIKSAIDVTLQKSTPNSDLNHKARNVNWKDTTLHNSNPVIGLNQKERIQSGKESVKRKNTPVFDLNQVSLEDEEEIQANCEPLRTDEPNKSILRGGIDEQHNDMKLLVCRTIGNGSNRSGKRKITWQDQVALRV, encoded by the exons ATGAAGAAGATGAAAGGGGTTGTGCCTGTGGAGCCTTCTTCCTATGCTCTGTATCAGGATTCCAGGGCCAAGTTTAAGCATCAGAGTCTTATGCAAGACTATGAGGAGCTCCAGAAG GACGCAGAGGCCATGAAGAACAGATTGGAGATGATGAAGCAGAAAAAGTCTATCCTTACGGCCGAAGTCAG ATTTCTAAGGAGAAGATACAAGTACTTGATTGGGAAGCAGTCCATGAACCCTAAACCGAAGCAGGACCTTGTGCAAACACACAATTTGAAAGTCCAGCGTAACAATGTTTCAAAGGGAAAGAATTACAGTAAGAAGGAATCTGCTTTGAGATATCCTGCTCCTGCAATGGATTTGAACCAAAGGGTACGAATTAAAAGTGCAATCGATGTCACCTTGCAAAAATCTACTCCAAATTCTGACTTGAACCATAAGGCAAGGAATGTCAACTGGAAGGACACTACTCTGCATAACTCAAATCCAGTTATTGGTTTGAATCAGAAGGAAAGGATTCAGAGTGGGAAGGAATCAGTCAAGCGAAAAAATACTCCAGTTTTTGACTTGAACCAAGTTTCG CTAGAGGACGAGGAGGAAATTCAAGCTAATTGTGAGCCATTGAGGACTGACGAGCCAAACAAAAGTATCCTTAGAGGGGGAATTGATGAGCAGCACAATGATATGAAGTTGCTGGTTTGCAGGACTATCGGAAATGGGTCGAACCGATCAGGAAAGAGGAAGATTACTTGGCAAGATCAGGTGGCCTTGAGGGTTTGA
- the LOC101291365 gene encoding uncharacterized protein LOC101291365: protein MEFKFRAGDDRPASSSSTVRYFSSERTIRGQSVLPSWAVSPPPPPPPSSGPDPTGFPNPDYFTVHDPILHPTNARDALQRQMEKDRIREEILAAEMARRRVLEAEVRRELMMEREIAMKKAVGDGLGFEGPFGPMQQAQSFDHRVGFSSRSSSPLAMVPRLPEPVPDNLVVNEELTTPAGPLELNNEKLILLAKPNPDLSGLKRKKLPSEGANEIYQYTMKKKKKIPKEEWSCALCQVTVTDEKTFEGHLNGKRHKASEKRLGAEILGKSSSNAPISKSNAKLSEPKGLETTAAASSQLGAKEEGLLDHNEAGDGSDKKDTGISKEKTSEEKKVELRLPVQKDQCGEDSRNNVEVKTVHMMQRKEEPTKTKRFEVLCEICKVGSNNPKVMEKHRSGKKHMDKLKELRKNKFQTTNEANVNTPTTNSVSSSGAMQEAVKGLQQDIEISVAAANVIKEANASISTTIPVASLAATEKAETVELQESTHVTKEADVSIPNAVAVTSRGPSEETKAGRLLEEVIKNNVPTTNVTKEAIANMPTTTSVAVESFWATQAAEISRKLEAYEKLIKVKLTE from the exons ATGGAATTCAAATTCCGAGCCGGAGACGACCGCCCTGCCTCTTCCTCCTCCACCGTCCGCTACTTCTCCTCCGAGCGAACAATCCGAG GCCAATCGGTTCTTCCATCCTGGGCCGTCTCGCCTCCGCCTCCACCGCCGCCGAGCTCGGGTCCTGACCCGACCGGTTTTCCGAATCCGGATTATTTCACGGTCCATGACCCGATCCTGCACCCGACCAACGCCCGCGACGCACTGCAACGGCAGATGGAGAAGGACAGGATCAGGGAGGAGATTCTTGCGGCGGAGATGGCGCGGCGGCGGGTTCTTGAAGCTGAGGTCAGGAGAGAGCTGATGATGGAGCGAGAGATCGCGATGAAGAAAGCCGTCGGCGATGGGCTCGGGTTTGAGGGCCCGTTCGGCCCAATGCAGCAGGCCCAGTCTTTCGACCATCGCGTCGGGTTTAGCTCTCGGAGTAGCTCGCCGTTGGCGATGGTGCCGCGGCTGCCGGAACCTGTGCCTGATAATTTGGTGGTCAACGAGGAGTTGACCACGCCGGCTGGTCCTCTTGAGCTTAACAATGAGAAATTGATTTTATTG GCTAAACCCAACCCAGACCTTTCTGGACTGAAGCGGAAAAAGCTACCATCAGAGGGTGCTAATGAGATTTATCAATATACTATGAAGAAGAAGAAGAAGATACCCAAGGAGGAATGGAGTTGTGCTCTGTGTCAAGTTACTGTAACAGATGAGAAAACATTTGAAGGTCACCTTAATGGTAAGAGGCATAAGGCCAGCGAAAAGAGACTTGGAGCTGAAATTCTAGGAAAGAGTTCCAGCAATGCACCAATTTCAAAGAGTAATGCAAAACTTTCTGAGCCTAAAGGTTTAGAGACCACTGCTGCTGCAAGCTCACAATTAGGGGCCAAGGAAGAAGGTTTGCTTGACCATAATGAAGCCGGTGATGGTTCAGACAAGAAGGATACAGGTATTTCAAAAGAGAAAACTTCAGAAGAGAAAAAGGTGGAACTGCGACTGCCAGTGCAGAAAGACCAATGCGGAGAGGATTCAAGGAACAATGTTGAAGTAAAAACAGTGCACATGATGCAGAGAAAGGAAGAACCAACAAAAACAAAAAGATTTGAGGTCCTATGTGAAATTTGTAAAGTTGGTAGCAACAATCCAAAGGTGATGGAGAAACATAGGAGCGGGAAGAAGCATATGGATAAGCTTAAGGAACTAAGAAAGAACAAATTTCAAACCACCAATGAAGCAAATGTGAACACTCCCACCACAAATTCTGTGTCATCATCCGGGGCTATGCAGGAAGCAGTAAAAGGGCTTCAGCAAGATATAGAGATTAGTGTTGCAGCGGCTAATGTGATCAAAGAAGCAAATGCGAGCATTTCAACCACAATTCCTGTGGCATCATTGGCGGCGACTGAGAAGGCAGAAACTGTGGAGCTTCAGGAATCTACTCATGTCACCAAAGAAGCAGATGTGAGCATTCCAAACGCAGTTGCCGTGACATCACGGGGACCTAGTGAAGAGACAAAAGCTGGTAGGCTGCTTGAGGAAGTTATAAAGAATAATGTTCCAACCACTAATGTGACCAAAGAAGCAATTGCCAACATGCCAACCACAACCTCAGTTGCCGTGGAATCATTCTGGGCTACTCAGGCGGCAGAAATTTCGAGGAAATTGGAGGCTTATGAAAAGTTGATCAAAGTAAAGTTAACCGAATAG
- the LOC101292534 gene encoding UPF0057 membrane protein At2g24040-like — protein sequence MPSRCAICCEILIAILLPPLGVCLRHGCCTVEFLICLLLTCLGYIPGIIYALYAIVFVDRDEYFDEYRRPLYAPAPPAYN from the exons ATGCCGAGCCGATGTGCGATCTGCTGCGAGATTTTGATCGCCATCCTGCTACCGCCGTTGGGGGTTTGCCTCAGACACGGCTGCTGCACC GTTGAGTTTCTGATATGCTTGTTGTTGACTTGTCTGGGTTACATTCCGGGAATCATCTACGCGCTCTACGCAATCGTGTTCGTTGATCGTGATGAGTACTTTGACGAATACCGCCGTCCCCTCTATGCTCCTGCACCTCCTGCTTATAATTAG
- the LOC101292826 gene encoding F-box protein SKIP1-like, protein MDQTRNEDTDESPPESESGWAELTHECLSNIIARLSLEHRWRAMLVCKSWLLACKDPHLNSGFVLEPESVPESARWWAPDLGRKVDSILRSVAEWSQGSLREIRTRNCSNASLSFVAQRCPNLEVLSIKSCPNVTDASMADIAFRCPMIKELDISYCHEISHAALLLIGRNCPNLTIVKRNALNLLDPSEHAGIVPDEYLKTCPQDGNSEANAIGKSMPNLKHLELRFSKVTAKGLGLISAGCLKLEYLDVFGCTNLTNRDINNATSELKNLKEIKKPNFYIPRSVFHTERYGHWRLYDERFQTDVFRI, encoded by the exons ATGGACCAAACCAGAAACGAAGACACCGACGAGTCACCGCCGGAGTCCGAGTCCGGCTGGGCCGAGTTGACCCACGAGTGTCTCAGCAACATCATCGCCCGCCTCTCCTTGGAGCACCGATGGCGTGCGATGCTCGTCTGCAAGTCATGGCTGCTCGCCTGCAAGGACCCGCATCTCAACTCTGGCTTCGTCCTCGAGCCCGAGTCAGTGCCCGAGTCGGCTCGGTGGTGGGCCCCCGATTTAGGGAGGAAGGTCGATTCCATTCTCCGATCTGTTGCTGAATGGAGCCAGGGGTCGCTTAGGGAGATTCGCACCCGGAACTGCTCTAATGCGTCTCTCTCTTTCGTCGCCCAAAG GTGCCCAAACCTTGAGGTTCTTTCGATCAAGAGCTGCCCGAATGTGACTGATGCGTCTATGGCTGATATAGCGTTTCGGTGTCCCATGATTAAGGAACTTGACATCAGCTATTGCCATGAAATATCTCACGCGGCTCTGCTGTTGATTGGGAGGAATTGCCCTAATCTCACAATTGTTAAACGGAATGCGTTGAATTTGCTAGATCCCTCTGAACATGCTGGGATTGTTCCTGATGAGTACTTAAAAACTTGCCCTCAAGATGGCAATTCAGAAGCTAATGCAATTGGCAAATCTATGCCGAATCTGAAGCACCTTGAACTGAGGTTCTCCAAGGTAACGGCTAAAGGCCTTGGTTTGATATCTGCAGGGTGTCTGAAACTGGAGTACTTGGATGTGTTTGGGTGTACAAACTTGACTAATCGTGATATCAACAATGCAACATCCGAGCTGAAGAACTTGAAGGAGATAAAAAAGCCAAATTTCTACATCCCTAGGTCGGTTTTCCATACGGAGAGGTATGGACATTGGAGGCTGTATGATGAGAGATTTCAAACAGATGTTTTCAGAATCTGA
- the LOC101293123 gene encoding uncharacterized protein LOC101293123, translating to MRREILPWFSTLVFLCLLALSACESTSVVPKAVDHGPQKKEKQLKDAYNIMTKSSRKEGNQRTYGKMHAVHHLKVSQKTKGTQGGASDLNRPKTSYSAASSFLGKPPTSLFSAVFRRVTIGWFIFALY from the exons ATGAGAAGAGAAATACTACCATGGTTTTCGACCCTCGTCTTTCTGTGCCTGCTTGCTCTATCTGCATGCGAAAGCACTTCTGTAGTACCTAAAGCTGTTGATCATGGACCTCAGAAGAAAGAGAAGCAACTTAAGG ATGCGTATAATATAATGACCAAATCAAGTCGAAAAGAAGGCAATCAAAGAACATATGGGAAAATGCATGCAGTTCATCACTTGAAGGTTTCCCAGAAAACAAAGGGAACACAGGGTGGTGCCTCGGACCTTAACCGTCCAAAAACCAGTTATAGTGCAGCATCCTCTTTCCTGGGTAAACCACCCACTTCATTATTCTCAGCGGTATTCAGGCGTGTTACTATCGGATGGTTCATATTTGCTCTATATTGA